The following coding sequences are from one Prochlorococcus marinus XMU1412 window:
- the dnaK gene encoding molecular chaperone DnaK: MGQIVGIDLGTTNSVVGVIEAGRPIVIANSEGSRTTPSIIGFTKDKEIVIGDQARRQLVLNPKNTFYNLKRFIGSDWDELDENSISVPYNVKANTNGSVRVLSPNTEREYAPEELVSSLIRKLINDAETYLGDTVDSAVITVPAYFNESQRQATKDSAILAGIKVDRILNEPTAAALAYGFEKSSSNNVLVFDLGGGTFDVSLLKISNGVFDVKATCGDTQLGGNNFDSKIVDWLAEKFLAKHDIDLRRDRQALQRLTEAAEKAKCELSGLQKTKISLPFITTSKDGPLHIEETLDRKIFESLSEDLLDRLLEPVQIALDDSGWNADDIDEVVLVGGSTRIPMVQQLVKTLVPNDPCQSVNPDEVVAVGAAIQSGIISGDLQDLLLNDVTPLSLGLETIGGLMKVLIPRNTPIPVRQSDVFSTSEANQSSVVVQVRQGERPLASENKSLGKFRLSGIPPAPRGIPQVQVAFDIDANGLLEVSATDRTTGRKQTVTISGGSNLNEQEINSIIEEAKAKANEDRKTRSVIDRKNSALTLIAQAERRLRDASLEFGPYGAERQQRAVELAIQDVEEYIDDDDPQELEISVSALQEALFGLNRKFAAEKKTDNNPLQGIKNTFGSLKDELFSDDYWDDDPWDNQMNRNYRNSRYGNSRDDDPWDNDYFL, encoded by the coding sequence ATGGGGCAAATAGTTGGAATTGATTTAGGTACTACTAACTCTGTTGTCGGAGTTATAGAAGCTGGTCGTCCAATTGTTATAGCAAATTCTGAGGGATCTAGAACTACACCTTCAATAATTGGATTTACTAAAGACAAGGAAATAGTAATAGGAGACCAAGCGAGAAGGCAACTTGTTCTAAATCCTAAAAATACCTTTTATAACCTAAAAAGATTTATTGGTAGTGACTGGGATGAATTAGATGAGAATAGTATTTCTGTCCCTTATAACGTAAAGGCTAACACCAATGGAAGCGTTAGGGTTCTTAGTCCAAATACAGAAAGAGAGTATGCACCAGAAGAATTAGTGAGCTCCTTGATTAGAAAATTAATTAATGATGCTGAAACATATCTTGGAGATACTGTTGATTCTGCAGTTATTACTGTCCCTGCTTACTTTAATGAATCTCAAAGGCAAGCTACAAAGGATTCTGCAATATTAGCGGGTATAAAAGTAGATAGAATTCTAAATGAACCAACTGCTGCTGCTCTAGCTTATGGTTTTGAAAAAAGTTCTTCTAATAATGTTTTGGTTTTTGATTTAGGAGGAGGAACATTTGATGTTTCATTATTGAAAATTTCTAATGGTGTATTTGATGTTAAAGCCACTTGTGGAGATACACAGCTAGGAGGGAACAATTTTGATTCAAAAATAGTGGATTGGCTTGCAGAAAAATTTCTAGCTAAACATGATATTGATCTAAGAAGGGATAGACAGGCTTTACAGAGATTAACTGAGGCTGCTGAAAAAGCTAAATGTGAATTGTCAGGATTACAAAAAACAAAAATATCTTTACCATTTATCACAACAAGTAAGGATGGACCCTTACATATTGAAGAAACCTTAGATAGAAAAATATTTGAATCATTATCAGAGGATTTACTTGATAGATTATTAGAACCTGTGCAAATAGCCTTAGATGATTCTGGATGGAACGCAGATGATATTGATGAGGTAGTTCTTGTAGGTGGCAGCACGAGAATTCCAATGGTTCAACAATTAGTAAAGACTCTTGTTCCAAATGATCCTTGTCAATCTGTTAATCCTGATGAAGTCGTAGCAGTTGGAGCTGCAATACAATCTGGAATTATTAGTGGAGATTTACAAGATTTACTCCTAAATGACGTTACTCCCTTATCTTTAGGTTTAGAAACTATTGGTGGTCTTATGAAGGTACTTATTCCTCGTAATACTCCAATACCAGTTAGACAATCTGATGTTTTTAGTACGTCCGAAGCTAATCAATCATCTGTTGTTGTTCAAGTACGGCAGGGAGAAAGGCCTTTAGCCTCTGAAAATAAATCACTTGGTAAATTCAGACTATCCGGAATACCTCCAGCTCCAAGAGGAATACCTCAAGTTCAAGTAGCATTTGATATTGATGCTAATGGTCTTTTAGAAGTAAGTGCAACTGATAGAACAACTGGAAGAAAGCAAACAGTTACAATCTCTGGAGGTTCTAATTTAAATGAACAAGAAATAAATTCGATAATTGAAGAAGCCAAAGCAAAAGCTAATGAAGATAGGAAGACAAGATCTGTAATTGACAGAAAAAATAGTGCTTTAACTCTTATTGCACAAGCTGAGAGAAGACTTAGGGATGCCTCATTAGAATTTGGTCCCTATGGGGCCGAAAGGCAACAACGAGCTGTTGAATTAGCCATTCAAGATGTTGAAGAGTATATAGATGACGATGATCCTCAAGAATTAGAAATTTCAGTAAGTGCTCTACAAGAAGCATTATTCGGCTTAAACAGAAAATTTGCGGCAGAAAAGAAAACTGATAATAATCCCTTACAGGGCATTAAAAATACATTTGGATCTTTAAAAGATGAACTCTTTTCTGATGATTATTGGGATGATGATCCTTGGGATAATCAAATGAATAGAAATTATAGAAATTCGAGGTATGGTAATTCTAGGGACGATGATCCATGGGACAATGACTACTTCCTCTAA
- a CDS encoding DnaJ C-terminal domain-containing protein, which produces MVILGTMIHGTMTTSSKKDYLSILGLSPDFDDKELKKAFRREARKWHPDLNKNDLNAEERFKLINEAYEYLRDPNIRKNSSDENFQDDYENNNFKTGFPDFQDYLDSLFGYEYSPKNYEEYDNEPFEDESTNKNIDEFNHYKYPTTSPEEPPPVKLHQDIETVIELTPDEALNGSSILIELEDETVVEVDTPPFAGDGWRLRLENIARGGKDHYLQLKVQTESGLRIDGLRVLYKLELFPHDALLGCAVEVPTLDGNVTLQVPPKSSTGRMLRLKGRGLTFEDNVGDQYVEILVVIPADINDEEIALYTRLQELSLSDS; this is translated from the coding sequence ATGGTAATTCTAGGGACGATGATCCATGGGACAATGACTACTTCCTCTAAAAAAGACTATTTGTCGATTTTGGGTTTATCCCCTGATTTTGATGATAAAGAACTTAAAAAGGCCTTTCGAAGAGAGGCAAGGAAATGGCATCCAGATTTAAATAAAAATGATCTTAATGCAGAAGAAAGATTTAAATTAATTAACGAAGCATACGAATATTTACGTGATCCTAATATAAGAAAAAATAGTTCAGATGAAAATTTCCAGGATGATTACGAAAATAATAATTTCAAGACAGGTTTTCCTGATTTTCAAGATTATCTTGATTCATTATTTGGATACGAATACTCACCAAAGAATTACGAGGAATATGATAATGAACCATTTGAGGATGAATCGACAAATAAAAATATTGATGAATTTAATCATTATAAATATCCTACAACCTCTCCAGAAGAGCCGCCTCCAGTTAAACTCCATCAAGATATTGAAACAGTTATTGAATTAACTCCCGATGAGGCCTTAAATGGATCTTCAATTTTAATCGAGCTTGAAGATGAAACCGTAGTAGAAGTTGATACACCTCCTTTCGCTGGGGATGGATGGCGATTAAGACTTGAAAATATTGCAAGAGGAGGAAAAGATCATTATCTACAGTTAAAAGTTCAAACCGAAAGTGGCCTAAGAATTGATGGTTTAAGAGTTCTTTATAAATTGGAATTATTTCCTCATGATGCTCTTCTTGGTTGTGCAGTAGAGGTTCCTACTCTTGATGGAAATGTCACACTTCAAGTGCCACCAAAATCGTCTACTGGTAGAATGTTACGTTTGAAAGGAAGGGGTTTAACTTTCGAAGATAATGTAGGTGATCAATATGTTGAAATTTTGGTAGTCATACCTGCTGATATTAATGATGAAGAAATTGCTTTATATACAAGATTACAAGAATTATCACTTTCTGATTCTTAA
- a CDS encoding DUF3110 domain-containing protein: protein MNIFVLLYNSGTDKEGIHSIELKGRTIVLMFEDKDDATRYCGLLEAQDFPLPTVEMINIEEIKDFCNKLDYECKLVEKNFVPKTAEDRLLISPPQKNLEVENWAEEKKSNKDNIDINTIKENLEKLL from the coding sequence ATGAACATATTCGTTCTTTTATATAATTCGGGAACAGATAAGGAAGGAATTCATTCGATCGAACTTAAGGGAAGGACAATTGTTCTTATGTTTGAAGATAAGGATGATGCAACAAGATATTGTGGTCTACTAGAAGCTCAAGATTTTCCTTTGCCAACAGTTGAAATGATCAACATAGAGGAAATAAAAGATTTCTGCAATAAATTAGATTATGAATGCAAATTAGTAGAAAAAAATTTCGTACCTAAAACTGCAGAAGATAGGTTATTAATTTCACCACCCCAGAAAAACCTAGAAGTTGAAAATTGGGCGGAAGAAAAAAAAAGTAATAAAGATAACATTGATATAAATACCATTAAGGAAAACCTTGAAAAGTTGCTTTAG
- a CDS encoding peptidylprolyl isomerase codes for MTTALFETEVGNINIEFFSDDAPNTVKNFTSLISDGFYDGLAFHRVIPGFMAQGGCPNTRDGASGMPGTGGPGYNIKCEINSNKHLKGSLSMAHAGKDTGGSQFFIVYEPQPHLDGVHTVFGKTDDMDVVLKLTNGSKILKATLK; via the coding sequence ATGACAACTGCATTATTTGAGACAGAAGTTGGAAACATTAATATTGAATTTTTCTCTGACGACGCGCCTAATACAGTTAAAAACTTCACCAGTTTAATAAGTGATGGTTTTTATGATGGTCTAGCATTTCACAGAGTTATCCCTGGATTTATGGCTCAGGGTGGATGTCCTAATACTCGTGACGGAGCATCTGGTATGCCTGGAACTGGAGGTCCTGGATATAATATTAAATGTGAAATTAATTCCAATAAACATCTAAAAGGCTCACTTTCTATGGCTCATGCAGGAAAGGATACAGGTGGTAGTCAGTTTTTTATAGTTTATGAACCACAGCCTCATCTCGATGGAGTTCATACTGTATTCGGTAAGACTGACGATATGGATGTAGTTCTAAAGCTTACTAATGGTTCAAAAATTCTAAAAGCAACTTTAAAATAG
- the ribBA gene encoding bifunctional 3,4-dihydroxy-2-butanone-4-phosphate synthase/GTP cyclohydrolase II, with product MKETSPKSNNGTILDINESFKIEFDPISDALAAIRNGECIIVVDDERRENEGDLICAAQFATPQQINFMATEGRGLICLAMQGEKLDSLDLPLMVDRNTDENQTAFTVSIDAGPEHNVTTGISAEDRAKTIQVAINPNTKPDDLRRPGHIFPLRAKKGGVLKRAGHTEAAVDIAAMSGLYPAGVICEIQNPDGSMSRLPQLKEYAKQWGMKLISIADLISYRFQTERFVFRKSDAVLPSIFGNFKAYGYVNDLDGSEHVALVKQKSSKLSEPVLVRMHSECLTGDAFGSLRCDCRPQLEAALSRIEKEEEGVVVYLRQEGRGIGLINKLKAYSLQDGGLDTVEANEKLGFPADLRNYGVGAQILTDLGIKKLKLLTNNPRKIAGLGGYGIEVIERVPLVICPNDNNAEYLSVKKTKLGHMIDDDNSNSSNIDPFISIFLDGKYKSIDLVPIKNKVIKFCSEQNINIKLESSPRLLAFWNRPKLVWRILHDQNRTNSNINDEEIKNIELFIQFLSKYENSTKIGIIVSRNIEQALHPKSSIKLINTKFTINNEILYSSTRKFNLDKETFSIVFEG from the coding sequence ATGAAAGAAACAAGTCCCAAATCAAATAATGGAACAATTTTGGATATAAATGAATCTTTTAAAATTGAATTTGATCCTATCAGCGATGCGTTGGCAGCTATAAGAAATGGTGAATGCATAATTGTTGTAGATGATGAAAGAAGAGAAAATGAAGGAGATTTAATATGTGCGGCTCAGTTTGCAACTCCACAGCAAATTAATTTTATGGCTACTGAGGGACGTGGTCTTATATGCCTAGCAATGCAAGGTGAAAAACTTGATTCATTAGATTTACCATTAATGGTAGATAGAAATACAGATGAAAATCAAACAGCTTTTACAGTATCAATTGATGCTGGACCTGAACATAATGTTACTACAGGAATTTCCGCTGAAGACAGGGCAAAGACAATACAAGTTGCTATAAACCCAAATACAAAACCTGATGATTTAAGGAGGCCAGGACATATTTTTCCATTAAGAGCAAAAAAAGGTGGAGTATTAAAAAGAGCAGGTCATACCGAAGCGGCAGTAGATATTGCAGCAATGTCAGGTCTTTATCCCGCTGGAGTGATTTGTGAAATACAAAATCCTGACGGTTCTATGTCAAGACTCCCTCAACTAAAAGAGTATGCAAAACAATGGGGAATGAAATTAATATCCATAGCTGATCTAATAAGTTATCGGTTTCAAACTGAGAGATTTGTATTTAGAAAATCTGATGCTGTTCTTCCAAGTATTTTTGGTAATTTCAAAGCTTATGGATATGTTAATGATCTAGATGGTTCAGAGCACGTTGCATTAGTTAAACAAAAATCATCGAAATTAAGTGAACCTGTACTAGTAAGAATGCATTCAGAGTGCTTAACTGGTGACGCTTTTGGATCATTACGTTGTGATTGTAGACCCCAGTTAGAGGCTGCTTTATCAAGAATAGAAAAGGAGGAAGAAGGAGTTGTTGTTTACTTGAGACAAGAAGGCAGAGGTATTGGTCTAATAAATAAATTAAAAGCTTACAGTTTACAAGATGGTGGATTAGACACTGTAGAAGCTAATGAAAAATTAGGTTTTCCAGCTGATCTCAGAAATTATGGAGTTGGAGCACAAATTTTAACTGATTTAGGTATAAAAAAATTAAAATTACTAACCAACAATCCCAGAAAGATTGCTGGATTAGGTGGTTATGGAATAGAAGTTATTGAGAGAGTTCCTTTAGTTATTTGTCCAAACGATAATAATGCAGAATATTTGAGTGTTAAAAAAACAAAGTTAGGCCACATGATTGATGATGATAATTCTAATTCCAGTAATATTGATCCATTTATATCAATTTTTCTTGACGGAAAATATAAATCTATTGATTTAGTTCCAATAAAAAATAAAGTTATTAAATTCTGCAGTGAACAAAACATAAATATTAAACTTGAAAGTAGTCCAAGATTATTGGCGTTTTGGAACCGACCCAAATTAGTATGGAGAATTTTACATGATCAGAATAGAACAAATTCCAACATTAATGATGAGGAAATAAAGAATATAGAATTATTTATTCAGTTTTTATCCAAATATGAAAATAGTACAAAGATTGGAATTATTGTATCTAGAAATATTGAACAAGCATTACATCCAAAAAGTAGCATCAAACTAATCAATACTAAATTTACTATTAATAACGAAATCTTATATTCATCTACCAGAAAATTTAATCTAGATAAAGAGACATTCAGTATTGTTTTTGAAGGCTAA
- the argC gene encoding N-acetyl-gamma-glutamyl-phosphate reductase, which translates to MNVAIVGATGYGGIQAVNLLKKIKKYKISFLGGNKTSGSKWNDNFPFIYLDNDPYIEEISVDNISKNADVALLCLPNGLSSTLTRKLLDRGLKVIDLSADYRYKSLDEWKNVYSKESAIYKRNDDDLCKEAVYGLPEINKEAISKGRLIACPGCYPTSALIPLVPYLSQGIIENEGIVIDSKSGTSGGGREPNQKLLLSECGEGLSAYGLINHRHTSEIEQVASIISGNKIELLFTPHLVPISRGMHSTIYGRLRDPGLTSDDCRILLDNFYRNFKNIKVLPVDTYPSTKWVKNTNQIFLSVKVDIRNGRIIILSAIDNLLKGQTGQAIQNLNIMSGFSMDEGLDLTNNFP; encoded by the coding sequence ATGAATGTTGCAATAGTAGGTGCTACTGGTTACGGCGGTATTCAAGCGGTAAATCTCTTAAAGAAAATTAAAAAATACAAAATTTCATTTTTAGGAGGTAATAAAACATCTGGATCTAAGTGGAATGATAATTTTCCTTTTATTTATCTAGATAATGATCCTTACATAGAAGAAATTTCCGTAGATAATATTTCAAAAAATGCAGACGTTGCTTTGCTTTGCTTACCAAATGGCTTATCCTCAACATTGACAAGGAAATTATTAGATCGAGGACTTAAAGTTATTGATTTATCTGCTGATTACAGATATAAGTCTTTAGATGAATGGAAAAATGTTTATTCCAAAGAATCTGCTATTTATAAAAGGAATGATGATGATTTATGTAAAGAGGCAGTTTACGGTCTTCCTGAAATAAATAAGGAAGCTATTTCAAAAGGAAGATTAATTGCCTGTCCTGGATGCTATCCCACATCTGCTCTTATTCCATTAGTTCCTTATCTATCGCAAGGAATTATTGAAAATGAAGGAATAGTGATTGATTCTAAAAGCGGAACCTCTGGAGGAGGTCGAGAACCAAACCAAAAGCTACTCTTATCAGAATGTGGTGAAGGCTTATCAGCATATGGATTGATAAACCATAGACATACCTCAGAGATCGAGCAAGTAGCATCTATAATTTCTGGAAATAAAATTGAACTTCTTTTTACACCTCATTTGGTTCCAATTTCTAGAGGTATGCATTCGACTATATATGGGAGATTAAGAGATCCAGGATTAACTTCCGATGATTGCAGAATTCTTTTGGATAATTTTTACAGAAATTTCAAAAATATTAAAGTGTTACCTGTAGATACATACCCATCAACAAAATGGGTTAAAAATACAAACCAAATTTTCCTTTCGGTTAAAGTTGATATTCGAAATGGGAGGATTATTATTTTATCTGCAATTGATAATTTGTTAAAAGGTCAGACTGGGCAAGCAATTCAAAATTTAAATATTATGAGTGGATTTTCAATGGATGAAGGTCTTGATTTAACTAATAATTTTCCATAA
- the purN gene encoding phosphoribosylglycinamide formyltransferase yields the protein MDRSFNYIISPEISEFRRFSPKLKIGVLASGKGTNFQELINLSEKGELDIDIKVLITNKDDAGCIKRAESKKIPYKIIRGKDFLQKEAFELEIVNTLINYDVELVVMAGWMKIVTPFFINKFKNKIINIHPSLLPAYKGGSAIKDSILNGSKITGCSVHFVEEEVDSGSLIMQAALSIRDDDNIESLSKRIQMLEHKILPHSISQAGFLIRSNFMENY from the coding sequence TTGGATAGATCCTTTAATTACATAATTTCGCCAGAGATATCTGAATTTAGAAGATTTTCCCCAAAATTAAAAATAGGTGTACTTGCTTCTGGTAAAGGAACAAACTTTCAGGAATTAATTAATCTCTCAGAAAAAGGAGAATTAGATATAGATATAAAAGTTCTAATAACTAATAAAGATGATGCAGGTTGTATAAAGAGAGCTGAAAGTAAAAAAATACCTTACAAAATTATAAGAGGCAAAGACTTTCTGCAAAAAGAAGCTTTTGAATTAGAAATTGTAAATACTTTAATTAATTACGATGTTGAACTTGTGGTTATGGCAGGCTGGATGAAAATTGTTACTCCATTTTTTATTAATAAATTTAAGAATAAGATAATAAATATTCACCCTTCATTACTTCCAGCATACAAAGGTGGTTCTGCGATAAAGGACTCAATATTAAATGGTTCAAAAATAACTGGTTGTTCAGTACATTTTGTAGAAGAGGAGGTAGATAGTGGATCATTGATAATGCAAGCTGCATTGTCAATTAGAGATGATGATAATATTGAATCACTTTCCAAAAGGATACAAATGCTTGAGCATAAAATTTTACCTCACTCAATCTCTCAAGCTGGGTTTTTGATAAGAAGTAATTTTATGGAAAATTATTAG
- a CDS encoding glucose-6-phosphate isomerase, whose amino-acid sequence MNGDLNSWDKFCNYLWFDKKLNIWLDISKINFTSKEIKNLEDKFIDVFSAIKELENGAISNIDENRQVGHYWLRNPSISPSSKIGEEIRADINEISEFGKHILNGDIKNKNNQKYTDVLWIGIGGSGLGPLLITESLQKCSRGLNFSYIDNVDPFLIREKLEELSEKLPTTLFVVVSKSGGTPEPRIAMEIIKSHCENNSLEWNSNAIAITMKDSKLFKKATSENWLKIFNLQDWVGGRTSITSSVGLLPLALINENISEFIRGASLMDEATRISNFKNNPAALLSSAWYLTGDGIGKRDMVVLPYRDRLQVFSKYLQQLVMESLGKKFNRNGEVVNQGISVFGNKGSTDQHAYVQQLRDGIDNFFCIFIELLDSPSTNIFDEKENPKEYLSGFLQGTRSALSSENRQSITITLEKLNCFSLGSLIALFERAVSFYAELVNINAYDQPGVEAGKKAAANVIEYQQKVSNLLDEGGEYSINDITSFFDNSVSEPIFFILREMCFGNDNYLVKGDWSNPNSLVIQKINS is encoded by the coding sequence ATGAATGGAGATTTAAACTCTTGGGATAAATTTTGTAATTATCTTTGGTTTGATAAAAAATTAAATATTTGGTTAGACATAAGTAAAATTAATTTCACTAGTAAAGAGATAAAAAATTTAGAAGATAAATTTATAGATGTTTTTTCAGCAATAAAAGAATTAGAAAATGGTGCAATCTCAAATATTGATGAAAATAGACAAGTTGGACATTATTGGCTTAGAAATCCATCAATTTCACCCTCTTCAAAAATAGGAGAGGAAATTAGAGCAGATATTAATGAAATCTCTGAATTTGGAAAACATATATTAAATGGAGATATTAAGAATAAGAATAATCAGAAGTATACTGATGTTCTTTGGATAGGAATAGGTGGAAGTGGATTAGGACCATTACTTATTACAGAGTCACTGCAGAAGTGTTCTAGAGGTTTAAATTTTTCTTATATAGATAATGTTGATCCTTTTTTAATTAGAGAAAAGTTAGAAGAGTTATCTGAAAAATTACCAACAACATTATTTGTAGTAGTAAGCAAATCAGGTGGTACGCCTGAACCTAGAATTGCTATGGAAATTATTAAAAGTCACTGCGAAAACAATTCTCTTGAATGGAATTCTAATGCTATAGCTATAACTATGAAAGATAGTAAGTTATTTAAAAAAGCTACTTCTGAAAATTGGTTAAAAATATTTAATTTGCAAGATTGGGTTGGAGGAAGAACTAGTATTACAAGCTCTGTGGGATTACTTCCATTAGCTCTTATTAATGAAAATATATCTGAATTTATTAGAGGTGCATCATTAATGGATGAAGCCACACGTATAAGTAATTTTAAAAATAATCCAGCAGCACTATTATCATCCGCATGGTATTTAACTGGGGATGGTATTGGAAAGAGAGATATGGTCGTATTACCTTATAGAGATAGGTTACAGGTATTTAGTAAATATCTCCAGCAATTAGTAATGGAATCATTAGGAAAGAAATTTAATAGGAATGGTGAAGTAGTTAATCAAGGTATTTCCGTTTTTGGTAATAAAGGATCTACAGATCAACATGCTTATGTTCAGCAACTGAGAGATGGTATTGATAATTTCTTTTGTATTTTTATTGAATTATTAGATTCTCCATCTACTAATATTTTTGATGAAAAAGAGAATCCTAAAGAATATCTTTCTGGTTTTTTGCAAGGAACCAGATCAGCACTCTCTAGTGAAAACAGACAAAGTATCACTATTACGCTAGAAAAGTTAAATTGTTTTTCACTAGGTTCCTTAATCGCCTTATTTGAGAGGGCTGTATCCTTCTACGCTGAATTGGTAAATATAAATGCATATGATCAACCTGGAGTTGAAGCTGGAAAGAAAGCAGCCGCAAATGTTATTGAGTATCAACAAAAAGTAAGTAATTTATTAGATGAAGGTGGAGAATATTCTATAAATGACATAACATCATTTTTTGATAATTCAGTGAGTGAACCTATATTTTTCATACTCCGTGAAATGTGTTTCGGTAATGATAATTATTTAGTTAAGGGCGACTGGTCAAATCCAAATTCATTAGTTATTCAAAAAATAAATTCTTAA